The genomic DNA TGGTCGTCCCCGAGCCCGCAGTGGTCAGCGCCTCGGGATCGATCGAGCTGAGGTCGACCGTGTCGTCGGTGGGCAGGCCCGCGCCGGGCGGCGCGATCAGCGGGTCGTCGATCGCCGGACCGTACGGCGGGCGGTCATCGGCCTCGCGGCCGGCGATCCGCCCGGTCGGCTCGACCCGCAGGTGATGACGCACATCTGGTTCGACGATCACGACATCGACCGCATCCTCCCCGGTGCGGGCCGCCGTGATGAAGACCTGCTTGACCCGATCCCTGATCTCCGGCAGGTCGGCACCGGTGACCTCCACGGTGTCGTCGGCGAGATGCACGGTGGCAGTGGTGTCGGAGGTGATCCGCGCCTGCGCGATCATTGATGCTTCCCCTTCAGATCCTGGACTGCGTCCGTGCCCCAGGAGGTCGGACAACATGGTTCGCGCCCACTCTACGGGCGCATCGCCCTCGTGCGTCCGACGTCCGCGCCCGCGGTTCGTGCCTACAGTGGCGCTGTGCCCACCCTCCTGTTCTCCGACCCTGCCGGCGCCGCGGCGAACGAGGACGCAGCCGGGATGCTCGGCGATGTGGCGGTGCTGCTCGACGGGGCCGGGGTCCCGCAACGATTCCGCGCAGGCTGCCGCCACAACGTCGCCTGGTTCTCCCACACCCTCGCCGCGCACCTGCTCACCCGGGCCCAGGATCCCGCCATCACTCTGCGGGAGGCGCTCGCCGGGGCGATCGCCGCGGTCCGTGCGCTCCACGTGGGCGACTGCGACCTCGCCGCCGGCAGCCCCTCGGCCACCGTGGTCGCCGCACGGCGGCGCGAGGACCATCTCGAGCACCTGGTGCTGTGCGACTCCGCGTTGCTGCTGCGCCACCGCGACGGCAGGGCCGAGCGGATCAGCGACCTGCGGATCGACGAGGTGGTCCGCACCGAGACCACCGCCGAGTCGATCGAGGCCCGGCGCAACGCCCCGGGAGGATTCTGGGTGGCCCGGCACGAGGAGGAGGCCGCCGCCCAGGCACTCGTCGGGCGCACCCCGCTGTCCTCCCTGGCCTCCGCGCATCTGGTGTCCGACGGCATCACCCGGGCGGTCGATCTGCTCGGACTGTACGACGACGTGACGCTCGCACGGGCGCTGGAGACCGACCCCCGAGGCGTGGTGCGTCGGCTGCGTCGAGCAGAGGACGCGCTGGAGGTGGATCGCCGGCCCCGAAAGCCGCATGACGATGCGACGGTCCTCACATTTTCTCTGGGGCGCGGGTGAATGCAGGCCCCGATCCTGAGTTCGCGCTGGTTGCCGGGAAGGCCGCACAGAGGGTCGAGGTGACCGGGGAGCGCCGGGCGATCCGGCCCGCCGCCTTCGGTTTTTGTCCTTCCATGACGGAGGCTGAGGCTCGGTGGCACTTGTGCGCGGCTTCATCTTTCCTGCATGTCACCTGCGAAAACACGGGGCCCCGCCGCGTTTACATGTGAGCGGAGAGGGCCTAGACTCAGAGGGAACGCGTCGTCGCGACGGGTAGCTCCCGGCCCGAGAGGTCGAGAGGGGCCCACGGCGGGGACGGCGTTCGACGATCGGGGGCGTCGTCCTCGGATCGGGCTGGTAGAGTCCCGGCTGAACGATGAGTACGTTGAAAACTTAAGAGATGTGTCGCTCCTCAAGACCCCCCTCATGGGGAGCGGCCGGACGGGCACTACGCCAGGTTCCCCCACCTATGGCAGCCCGTCCAGCCTGTTCGCCCGCACCCACCCCTGACGGACGACAGGCCTGACGAGCGGTCCGTGAGCCCCCGACGATGTCGGTTGAGTGCTCCGGGCCGCTCGTCCTTTTTCGTGGCAGTCCTGCAACATCGGTGCGCCCTGCCGACGAAGCAGGGCGCACCGTGGGGCTCCCTTGTCAGGAGCTGAGGATCGCGACGTCGCTGCCCGGGTCCAGGCGGTAACCGGCCCCGCGGACGGTGGAGATCAGCCGGCGGTAGCGGCCGAGCTTGGTGCGCACGCGACGCACGTGGACGTCGACCGTGCGCTCACCGGTGTCGGACGGCGCCTCCGCCCACACCGACTCCATGAGCTCCTCGCGGGAGATGGTGCGGCGCGCGTTGCGGGACAGCTCGGCGAGCAGCTCGAACTCCTTGTAGGTCAGGTCCACGTCGTGCCCGTCGATCCGCACGCGGCGACCGAACAGATCGATCACCAGGCTGTCCTCGACAGCGACCGACGGGCTGGCCGGGCTGACGGCGGTGGCCCGCAGGGCCCGCCGCCGAGCGGTCTCGGCATCCTTGCGGGCCGGAGAGTTCGGCGAGACGACCCCGGGACGGCGGGGGCGCAGCGGGCTC from Brachybacterium sacelli includes the following:
- a CDS encoding protein phosphatase 2C domain-containing protein: MPTLLFSDPAGAAANEDAAGMLGDVAVLLDGAGVPQRFRAGCRHNVAWFSHTLAAHLLTRAQDPAITLREALAGAIAAVRALHVGDCDLAAGSPSATVVAARRREDHLEHLVLCDSALLLRHRDGRAERISDLRIDEVVRTETTAESIEARRNAPGGFWVARHEEEAAAQALVGRTPLSSLASAHLVSDGITRAVDLLGLYDDVTLARALETDPRGVVRRLRRAEDALEVDRRPRKPHDDATVLTFSLGRG
- a CDS encoding winged helix-turn-helix domain-containing protein, with translation MTIALDRPTTSDHTTPARNLYRVGGTAPRPQATEEGVTVTVSVTLPAGTGDVEAALIADDLRTHAQRLTATRDGRTTVGVSNPNTFAATGSSRSSARTLPPRGQGSVAVSPLRPRRPGVVSPNSPARKDAETARRRALRATAVSPASPSVAVEDSLVIDLFGRRVRIDGHDVDLTYKEFELLAELSRNARRTISREELMESVWAEAPSDTGERTVDVHVRRVRTKLGRYRRLISTVRGAGYRLDPGSDVAILSS